From Leptotrichia wadei, one genomic window encodes:
- the rsmB gene encoding 16S rRNA (cytosine(967)-C(5))-methyltransferase RsmB, with protein sequence MVKNKKLTGNKIVGNIKLDIINIIDDILYEKKYSNIQLNYYFSKKNYTQKEKTFITSVVNTVIKNLIYIDYLIEKGTRNVKKRKIKQLLRVSAAQLFFMDSDNAGVIFEAGEVAKIINEHQAGFVNAALKTILKSKEKFDNEIPTDKREGIVLSYPQWFVNKLKIDYPDNYLEIMESYKKRSYLSVRFDKNKMTKEKFEKLLKEINTEVLFSVDEVYYLSNANIFDTEIYRNGEAVIQDASSYLAVKNLAVKDGDAVLDACAAPGGKSLAILQLFNPEKLISTDIHKHKVKLLNELKNKYGYGNFQVRLNDAMQIENLEVKFDKILLDMPCSGLGVLRKKPEKIYELTSNDIKTLKKLQKKIFESAYKCLKNGGEIVYSTCTFSKNENTNNIRYFLEKYEDLEILDLEIPENVEIIKDELGGAYISYKNKYMDGFYIAKLRKN encoded by the coding sequence TTGGTAAAGAATAAAAAATTAACAGGAAATAAAATAGTAGGAAATATAAAACTGGATATTATAAATATTATTGACGATATTTTGTATGAGAAAAAATATAGCAATATTCAGTTAAATTATTATTTTTCTAAAAAAAATTATACTCAAAAGGAAAAAACTTTTATTACAAGTGTTGTGAATACTGTAATAAAAAACCTGATTTATATTGATTATTTAATTGAAAAAGGGACACGAAATGTAAAAAAACGGAAAATAAAGCAACTTTTGAGAGTTTCTGCTGCACAGCTATTTTTTATGGACTCGGATAATGCAGGAGTGATATTTGAGGCTGGAGAAGTTGCAAAAATTATAAATGAACATCAAGCTGGATTTGTAAATGCGGCTTTAAAGACAATTTTGAAAAGTAAAGAAAAGTTTGATAATGAGATTCCGACGGATAAAAGGGAAGGTATTGTTTTATCGTATCCTCAATGGTTTGTAAATAAACTTAAAATTGATTATCCAGATAATTATTTGGAAATAATGGAATCATATAAAAAGAGAAGCTATCTGTCGGTTAGATTTGATAAGAATAAAATGACTAAAGAAAAATTTGAAAAATTGTTAAAGGAAATTAATACAGAAGTTTTATTTTCAGTTGATGAAGTCTATTATTTGTCAAATGCGAATATTTTTGATACAGAAATTTATAGAAATGGAGAAGCTGTAATTCAAGATGCTTCATCTTATTTGGCTGTGAAAAATTTGGCTGTGAAGGATGGGGATGCTGTGCTTGATGCTTGTGCCGCTCCAGGTGGAAAATCTCTTGCGATTTTGCAATTATTTAATCCAGAAAAATTGATTTCTACAGATATTCATAAACATAAGGTGAAATTGTTAAATGAACTTAAAAATAAGTATGGTTACGGTAATTTTCAAGTAAGGTTAAATGATGCTATGCAAATTGAAAATTTAGAAGTCAAATTTGATAAAATATTGCTGGATATGCCGTGCAGCGGACTTGGAGTGCTTAGGAAAAAGCCAGAGAAAATATATGAATTAACTTCAAATGATATAAAAACTTTGAAAAAACTTCAGAAAAAAATATTTGAAAGCGCATATAAATGCTTGAAAAATGGAGGAGAAATAGTTTATAGCACTTGTACTTTTTCTAAAAATGAAAATACAAATAATATTCGATATTTTTTGGAAAAATATGAAGATTTGGAAATTTTGGATTTGGAAATTCCAGAAAATGTGGAAATTATAAAAGATGAACTTGGCGGAGCTTATATTTCGTATAAAAATAAATATATGGATGGGTTTTATATTGCAAAATTGAGAAAAAATTAA
- a CDS encoding NUDIX domain-containing protein, with protein MRFDLDDDVKFILEQLNKNGKGFIVGGAIRDKILNRDPGDYDFATDIEYSELKRIFADYNPKEMGAHFGILMIKVNGKNYEIAKFRKETGIYNSRYPKEIKFVKTIEEDLARRDFTINSLAYSKKTGIIDLYGGRQDIRRKVIRFVGKPKLRIEEDALRILRAFRFVSKLGFSLDKQTAEAIYKKRKFLLKISKERVFDELSKILMGNFVKKAFIEMKKLKVLEMLIPEFRYAYNFDQNNPNNPDDLFHHIIKVIHLCDYDLITRFAALFHDLGKINVKIIDAKGVFHFYGHEKESALIAEEELRQLRTSNEFTNSVKKIVKNHMLIYQDVSDKTLKKLIIEMDERNLKRLFNLFSADLNSKGIRTRAENNEILQNFRNKIENIKEQGEVPQFNDLDITGIDLINLKFSNREIGEVKNRLYELVLGDEIENEKEELVKYIVKHYNLKGDFEYENSCGAIVFNENTGKILLVKMHNGNWGFPKGHIENNETKEETAIREVFEETNVNIKIIPGFERLIKYIPNEKTIKKVTIFVGITQDEDVKIDTSEIEAFQWCTYEEALKLTTYKLQKDVLENARKVFVSSKMIKEKI; from the coding sequence ATGCGATTTGATCTGGATGATGATGTGAAATTCATATTGGAACAATTAAATAAAAATGGAAAAGGATTTATTGTTGGAGGAGCAATTAGAGATAAAATTCTAAATAGGGATCCAGGAGATTATGATTTTGCGACTGATATAGAGTATTCAGAATTAAAAAGAATTTTTGCAGATTACAATCCAAAGGAAATGGGAGCGCATTTTGGGATTCTTATGATAAAAGTCAACGGGAAAAATTATGAGATAGCAAAATTTCGTAAAGAAACAGGAATTTATAATAGCAGATATCCAAAGGAAATTAAATTTGTAAAAACAATTGAAGAAGATCTGGCAAGACGGGATTTTACGATAAATTCACTAGCTTACAGCAAGAAGACCGGGATAATTGATTTGTATGGGGGGAGACAGGATATTAGGCGGAAAGTGATAAGATTTGTTGGAAAGCCTAAATTGAGGATAGAAGAGGATGCGCTTAGAATTTTACGGGCTTTTAGATTTGTTTCTAAATTGGGATTTAGTTTGGATAAGCAAACTGCGGAGGCTATTTATAAAAAAAGAAAATTTTTGCTGAAAATATCAAAGGAAAGAGTTTTTGATGAGTTAAGTAAAATTTTGATGGGGAATTTTGTAAAAAAGGCGTTTATCGAAATGAAAAAACTAAAAGTTCTGGAAATGCTAATTCCAGAATTTCGTTATGCATATAATTTTGATCAGAATAATCCAAATAATCCAGATGATTTATTTCATCATATAATAAAAGTTATTCATCTTTGTGATTATGATCTTATTACCAGATTCGCTGCACTTTTTCATGATCTGGGGAAAATTAATGTAAAAATTATTGATGCAAAGGGAGTTTTCCACTTTTATGGGCATGAAAAGGAAAGCGCATTGATTGCTGAAGAAGAATTGAGGCAACTTAGGACTTCAAATGAATTTACGAATTCTGTAAAAAAAATTGTTAAAAATCATATGCTGATTTATCAGGATGTTTCAGATAAGACATTAAAAAAGCTGATTATTGAGATGGATGAAAGGAATTTAAAAAGGCTGTTCAATTTATTTTCTGCTGACTTAAATTCAAAGGGTATAAGAACTCGTGCGGAAAATAATGAAATTTTACAAAATTTTAGAAATAAAATTGAAAATATAAAAGAACAGGGAGAAGTTCCGCAGTTTAATGATTTGGATATAACGGGGATTGATTTGATAAATCTTAAATTTAGCAATCGTGAGATCGGGGAAGTGAAAAACAGGCTGTATGAACTCGTTCTTGGGGATGAAATTGAGAATGAGAAGGAAGAGCTGGTAAAATATATTGTGAAACATTACAATTTGAAGGGTGATTTTGAATATGAAAATTCTTGCGGGGCGATTGTTTTTAATGAAAATACAGGGAAAATTCTGCTTGTGAAAATGCACAATGGGAACTGGGGATTTCCAAAAGGGCATATTGAAAATAATGAAACTAAGGAAGAAACGGCAATTCGTGAAGTTTTTGAAGAAACAAATGTAAATATAAAAATTATTCCAGGTTTTGAACGTTTGATAAAATATATTCCAAATGAAAAAACTATAAAAAAAGTTACGATCTTTGTGGGAATTACTCAAGATGAGGATGTTAAAATTGATACTTCTGAAATTGAGGCTTTTCAATGGTGCACCTATGAAGAGGCTTTAAAATTGACAACTTATAAGTTGCAAAAGGATGTGCTTGAAAATGCGAGGAAGGTATTTGTCAGTTCAAAAATGATAAAAGAAAAAATTTAG
- a CDS encoding glycoside hydrolase family 32 protein — MDFKDVKKNEEKSVLEKKEIVEKDFWRQKYHIQGIVGLINDPNGFSQFKGKYHMFYQWNPLGTVHKNKTWAHSISEDLLHWERLETALRPDTWYSKDGVYSGSAIADDGKLYLFYTGNVKDAEGNRESYQCLAVSSDGEHFERWEPSIVNQPDGYTRHIRDPKIWKKDGKFYAVVGVQSENLEGKVILYSSENIKDWKFEGEIAGANHGKLKDFGFMWECPDYFQLKDEKTGEIKDLLVFSPQGLEPEGDLYNNKYQTGYLFGKLDYEKPEFEISSDFVEIDRGHDFYAPQSMEDDKGRRIIVGWMGVPEEEDFPTVKNEWIHCLTLPRELKVIDGRLYQLPIKEMESIRGEKIEFNEKVAGEVKVGTGTTYELKAKFADFNSDFGLKLRTGKNSETVLKFDYNDKKFVLDRTKGEQPDKRLRKVYLGDISELELTVFVDNSSVEVFINGGQEVFSSRIFPEKGADGISVFADGDTSAKIEKWEWK, encoded by the coding sequence ATGGATTTCAAAGATGTTAAAAAAAATGAAGAAAAATCGGTTTTGGAAAAAAAAGAGATTGTGGAAAAGGATTTTTGGCGACAAAAATATCATATTCAAGGAATTGTAGGACTTATTAATGATCCAAATGGATTTTCACAGTTTAAAGGGAAATATCATATGTTTTATCAATGGAATCCACTAGGGACAGTTCATAAAAATAAAACTTGGGCTCATAGTATAAGTGAAGATTTACTGCATTGGGAAAGACTGGAAACAGCTTTACGGCCTGATACTTGGTATTCTAAGGATGGAGTTTATTCTGGAAGCGCAATTGCGGATGATGGAAAACTTTATTTATTTTATACTGGAAATGTGAAGGATGCTGAAGGGAATAGAGAATCTTACCAATGTTTAGCAGTTTCTAGCGATGGAGAGCATTTTGAAAGATGGGAACCTAGTATTGTAAATCAGCCGGATGGATATACTCGGCATATAAGAGATCCTAAAATTTGGAAAAAAGATGGGAAATTTTATGCAGTAGTTGGAGTACAAAGTGAAAATTTAGAGGGAAAAGTAATTTTGTACAGTTCAGAAAATATAAAGGATTGGAAGTTTGAAGGAGAAATTGCAGGAGCGAATCACGGAAAACTTAAAGATTTTGGATTTATGTGGGAATGTCCAGATTATTTTCAGTTAAAGGATGAAAAAACTGGAGAAATTAAGGATTTGTTAGTATTCTCGCCGCAAGGACTGGAGCCTGAAGGAGATTTGTACAATAATAAATATCAGACAGGATATTTATTTGGAAAGCTGGATTATGAAAAACCTGAATTTGAAATTTCATCAGATTTTGTGGAAATTGACAGAGGGCATGACTTTTATGCGCCACAGTCAATGGAGGATGACAAAGGAAGAAGAATTATTGTAGGATGGATGGGAGTTCCTGAAGAAGAAGACTTTCCAACTGTAAAAAATGAATGGATTCATTGCTTGACATTGCCAAGAGAATTAAAAGTAATTGATGGAAGACTTTATCAATTGCCGATAAAAGAAATGGAAAGTATACGTGGAGAAAAAATTGAATTTAATGAAAAAGTGGCTGGAGAAGTAAAGGTTGGAACTGGGACAACTTATGAATTAAAAGCTAAATTTGCTGATTTTAATTCTGATTTTGGATTGAAATTGAGAACTGGCAAAAATAGTGAAACTGTTTTGAAATTTGATTACAATGACAAAAAATTTGTATTGGATAGAACAAAGGGTGAACAGCCTGATAAGAGATTAAGAAAAGTTTATTTGGGAGATATTTCAGAACTGGAACTTACAGTATTTGTAGATAATTCTTCTGTGGAAGTGTTTATTAACGGTGGACAGGAAGTGTTTTCATCGAGAATATTCCCTGAAAAAGGTGCGGATGGGATAAGTGTATTTGCAGATGGAGATACAAGTGCGAAAATTGAAAAATGGGAATGGAAATAA
- the clpB gene encoding ATP-dependent chaperone ClpB has protein sequence MEQNFTQKSMSAISEAHNFAIRYKHSEIKTEHLLLALINQMDGLIPNILQKMGINPAELTKKLEAKLNSMPKIEGGVGEARPNAEVNRIIVGAEDYAKKMGDSYISTEHLFLAAFDNNSFLKENGVNKKQFENVLNEVRGGRKIMTDNPESTYEALDKFGKDLVELARKGKLDPIIGRDQEIRRAIQILSRRNKNNPILIGEPGVGKTAIAEGIAQRILKGDVPENLKDKTIFSLDLGALVAGAKYRGEFEERLKAVLEEIENSEGRIILFIDEVHNIVGAGKTEGSMDAGNLLKPMLARGEVKVIGATTIDEYRKYIEKDAALERRFQPVMVNEPTIEDTISILRGLKEKFEIFHGIRITDNAIVTAATMSDRYINDRFLPDKAIDLIDEAAAKVKTEINSMPVELDEITRRLMQLEIEKVALSKETDKASKERLTTLEKEIADLKDEEKELKSQWEREKQEAGKVAKINEEIEKIKLQIEEAQRKNDYNKLAELQYGKLPELEKQKESEEEKAIDNSSVANKLLKQEIDSEEIAEVVGKWTGIPVAKLLQGEREKILHLAEHMMKRVIGQDDAIKTISDTIIRSRAGLKDPNRPIGSFIFLGPTGVGKTYLTKTLAFNLFDDEDNIVRIDMSEYMDKFSVTRLIGAPPGYVGYEEGGQLTEAVRRKPYSVILFDEIEKAHPDVFNVLLQLLDDGRLTDGKGKIVDFKNTIVIMTSNIGSEIILNDPMVSEPTKEAVLDEMKHRFKPEFLNRIDDIIVFKALGKESVKNIVNLILEGINERLKEQYIKVEFTDKALDFIVDEAYDPAYGARPLKRFVQKDIETNLSKMILGGEVPENSVVKVDSDGKDLIYKVEK, from the coding sequence ATGGAACAAAACTTTACGCAAAAAAGTATGAGTGCCATCTCGGAAGCTCATAACTTTGCGATTAGATATAAACATTCCGAGATAAAAACGGAGCATTTACTTCTTGCTTTAATTAATCAAATGGATGGACTTATTCCTAACATTCTACAAAAGATGGGAATTAATCCTGCCGAATTGACTAAAAAGCTTGAAGCAAAATTGAATAGTATGCCAAAAATTGAAGGTGGAGTTGGTGAAGCAAGACCGAACGCTGAAGTTAATCGAATAATTGTTGGTGCTGAAGATTATGCTAAAAAGATGGGTGACAGCTACATTAGTACAGAACACTTGTTTCTTGCGGCATTTGATAACAACTCTTTCTTGAAGGAAAATGGCGTTAATAAAAAACAATTTGAAAATGTTTTAAATGAGGTTAGAGGAGGAAGAAAAATTATGACAGACAACCCTGAAAGTACTTACGAAGCATTAGATAAGTTTGGTAAGGATTTGGTTGAGTTGGCGAGAAAAGGTAAATTGGACCCAATAATTGGTCGTGACCAGGAAATTCGTCGTGCAATCCAAATTTTATCAAGAAGAAATAAAAATAATCCGATTTTAATTGGGGAACCTGGTGTTGGTAAAACTGCTATCGCCGAAGGAATTGCTCAGAGAATCTTGAAAGGAGATGTACCTGAAAACTTGAAGGATAAAACAATCTTTTCATTAGATTTAGGAGCGTTGGTAGCTGGTGCTAAATATCGTGGGGAATTTGAAGAAAGATTAAAAGCGGTTCTTGAAGAAATTGAAAATAGTGAAGGTAGAATAATTTTATTCATTGATGAAGTTCATAACATCGTTGGAGCTGGAAAAACTGAAGGTTCAATGGATGCTGGAAACCTTTTAAAGCCAATGCTTGCTCGTGGTGAAGTAAAAGTAATTGGTGCAACAACAATTGATGAATATAGAAAATATATTGAAAAAGATGCGGCTCTTGAAAGAAGATTCCAACCAGTAATGGTTAATGAGCCAACAATTGAAGATACAATTTCAATTCTTCGTGGATTGAAGGAAAAATTTGAAATTTTTCATGGAATTAGAATAACTGACAATGCGATAGTTACTGCTGCAACAATGAGTGACAGATATATTAATGACAGATTTTTGCCAGATAAAGCGATTGACTTAATTGATGAAGCTGCTGCGAAGGTAAAAACTGAAATTAATTCGATGCCAGTTGAATTGGATGAAATTACAAGAAGATTGATGCAATTGGAAATTGAAAAAGTTGCGTTGAGTAAAGAAACTGACAAGGCTTCTAAAGAAAGATTGACTACTCTTGAAAAAGAAATTGCTGATTTAAAGGATGAAGAAAAAGAATTGAAATCACAATGGGAAAGAGAAAAACAAGAAGCTGGAAAAGTTGCTAAAATTAATGAAGAAATTGAAAAAATTAAATTACAAATTGAAGAGGCTCAAAGAAAAAATGACTATAATAAATTGGCTGAACTTCAATATGGTAAATTGCCAGAATTAGAAAAACAAAAAGAATCTGAAGAAGAAAAGGCAATAGATAATTCTTCTGTTGCAAATAAATTATTGAAACAAGAAATTGACAGTGAAGAAATTGCTGAAGTTGTTGGAAAATGGACAGGAATTCCAGTTGCGAAATTGTTACAAGGGGAAAGAGAAAAAATCTTACACTTGGCTGAACATATGATGAAAAGAGTAATTGGACAAGATGATGCAATTAAAACTATTAGCGATACAATCATTCGTTCTCGTGCTGGATTAAAAGATCCAAACAGACCAATCGGTTCGTTCATATTCTTAGGACCTACTGGTGTTGGTAAAACTTATTTGACTAAGACATTAGCATTTAACTTGTTTGATGATGAAGACAATATTGTAAGAATTGATATGTCGGAATATATGGATAAATTCAGCGTCACTAGATTAATAGGAGCGCCTCCAGGATATGTTGGATACGAAGAAGGTGGACAATTGACAGAAGCTGTTAGAAGAAAACCTTATTCTGTAATCCTATTTGATGAAATTGAAAAAGCACATCCTGATGTATTCAATGTATTGTTACAATTATTAGACGACGGTAGACTTACTGACGGTAAAGGTAAAATCGTTGACTTCAAAAACACAATTGTAATTATGACATCAAATATCGGTAGTGAAATCATCTTAAATGACCCAATGGTAAGCGAACCTACAAAAGAAGCCGTTTTAGATGAAATGAAACACAGATTTAAACCTGAATTTTTAAACAGAATTGACGATATTATAGTGTTTAAAGCATTAGGAAAAGAAAGTGTTAAAAATATTGTTAATCTTATCCTTGAAGGTATTAACGAAAGATTGAAAGAACAATACATCAAAGTTGAATTTACTGACAAAGCATTGGATTTCATCGTAGACGAAGCATACGACCCAGCTTACGGTGCAAGACCATTGAAACGATTTGTGCAAAAGGATATTGAAACTAATTTGTCTAAAATGATTTTAGGTGGAGAAGTTCCTGAAAATAGTGTTGTTAAAGTTGATAGTGATGGTAAAGATTTGATTTATAAAGTAGAAAAATAA
- the carA gene encoding glutamine-hydrolyzing carbamoyl-phosphate synthase small subunit, whose protein sequence is MYALDKQLVLEDGSVYKGYGFGADVEMAGEVVFNTAMTGYQETISDPSYNGQIITFTYPLIGNYGINRDDYETINPSIKGIITREICRKPSNFRNEFTLDEVLKDLDIPGISGIDTRSLTKKIREHGTIKGIIVSADKDPQEVVENLRNNSLPTNQIEQVSTKKAFLSSGRGMRVVLIDLGMKSGIMRELNSRDCDIVVMPHNATAKEILRQKPDGIMLSNGPGDPTDVPETIAALKELIGKVPIFGICMGHQLISLACGAKTYKLLFGHRGANQPVLNLQTGKVDITAQNHGFAVDIDSLEGTDLELTHIAVNDRTCEGVRHKKYPVFSVQYHPEASPGPHDPNYLFDIFIENMKKNRS, encoded by the coding sequence ATGTACGCATTGGATAAACAGCTTGTCTTGGAAGACGGCAGCGTGTATAAGGGATATGGATTTGGAGCAGATGTGGAGATGGCAGGAGAAGTTGTTTTTAATACTGCGATGACCGGATATCAGGAAACTATTTCAGATCCATCATATAATGGGCAAATTATTACATTTACTTATCCGTTAATTGGAAATTATGGGATAAATAGGGATGATTATGAAACTATTAATCCTAGTATTAAAGGGATCATAACTCGTGAAATATGTAGAAAGCCTTCTAATTTTAGAAATGAATTTACATTGGATGAAGTTTTGAAAGACTTAGATATTCCAGGAATTTCAGGGATTGATACACGTAGCTTGACAAAGAAAATTAGAGAGCATGGGACAATCAAGGGAATTATTGTAAGTGCAGATAAAGATCCGCAAGAAGTTGTGGAAAATTTGAGAAACAATTCGCTTCCGACTAATCAAATTGAACAAGTATCGACAAAAAAGGCATTTCTTTCATCTGGAAGAGGTATGAGAGTTGTATTGATTGATTTGGGAATGAAATCAGGAATTATGAGGGAACTTAATTCAAGGGATTGTGATATTGTTGTAATGCCTCATAATGCAACTGCTAAAGAAATTTTAAGACAAAAACCTGATGGAATAATGTTGAGTAACGGGCCTGGAGATCCGACAGATGTTCCAGAAACAATTGCTGCACTTAAGGAATTGATAGGTAAAGTTCCAATTTTTGGAATTTGTATGGGACATCAGCTAATTTCACTTGCATGTGGAGCAAAAACATATAAATTATTATTCGGACATCGTGGAGCAAATCAGCCAGTATTAAACTTGCAAACTGGAAAAGTTGACATTACGGCACAAAATCACGGATTTGCAGTGGATATTGATTCATTGGAGGGTACAGATCTTGAATTGACACATATTGCGGTAAATGACAGAACTTGTGAAGGTGTAAGACATAAGAAATATCCAGTATTTTCAGTGCAATATCACCCAGAAGCTTCGCCAGGGCCACACGATCCAAACTATTTATTCGACATATTTATTGAAAATATGAAAAAAAATCGAAGTTAG
- a CDS encoding M48 family metallopeptidase: protein MNKEKILGYEVHRKKVKNINLRIKPNMEVYISVPMNLHRDYIENFIRSKEEWIKSVLKKVEDVKEKQKGFEYKNGEIHKFLGKEYNLIVRTGNFNGVSLKNDAKSNVMILTVNENIFENIDEKKKVMEKWYFENAKKLFLKFVEKWLEILDEHVEKVAIKPMKTRWGSCNYVKKYINLNTELIKRTPFEIEYVILHELTHLKYPNHGKGFYNYIERYMPNYKVAEKMLNAKHYY from the coding sequence ATGAATAAAGAAAAAATTTTAGGATATGAAGTTCATCGGAAAAAAGTAAAAAACATAAATTTGCGGATAAAACCTAATATGGAGGTTTATATTTCTGTGCCAATGAATTTGCATCGTGATTATATTGAAAATTTTATTCGTTCTAAAGAAGAGTGGATAAAAAGTGTTTTGAAAAAGGTTGAGGATGTAAAGGAAAAGCAAAAGGGGTTTGAATATAAAAATGGAGAAATTCATAAGTTTTTGGGAAAAGAATATAACTTGATTGTAAGAACAGGGAATTTTAATGGTGTAAGTTTAAAAAATGATGCCAAATCAAATGTAATGATTTTAACTGTAAATGAAAATATTTTTGAAAATATTGATGAAAAGAAAAAAGTTATGGAAAAATGGTATTTTGAGAATGCCAAAAAATTGTTTCTGAAATTTGTGGAAAAATGGCTGGAAATATTGGATGAACATGTGGAAAAGGTGGCAATAAAGCCGATGAAAACAAGATGGGGTTCATGCAATTATGTAAAAAAATATATAAATCTCAATACAGAACTTATAAAAAGGACACCTTTTGAAATAGAATATGTCATTTTGCATGAATTGACACATTTGAAATATCCAAATCATGGAAAAGGTTTTTATAATTATATAGAGCGGTATATGCCAAATTATAAAGTGGCTGAAAAAATGTTAAATGCTAAACATTATTATTAA
- a CDS encoding carbonic anhydrase — protein sequence MFCTLVCCMDGRFIHILNEYIRSNYRYTFVDTITDAGAVNKIVSDENFLRSIEDKVVLISVNKHKSDHIFVAGHSDCAGCQTSDETQKKYICQAAEKMHTDLPHEAVTGLFVYENGEIEVLVDYDMDFK from the coding sequence ATGTTTTGTACTTTAGTTTGCTGTATGGATGGAAGATTTATCCATATCTTAAATGAATATATTAGAAGTAATTATAGATATACTTTTGTGGATACTATTACCGATGCCGGAGCTGTAAATAAAATTGTTAGTGATGAAAATTTTTTAAGAAGCATTGAAGATAAGGTTGTCTTAATTTCAGTAAATAAGCATAAATCTGATCATATTTTTGTAGCAGGGCATAGTGACTGTGCAGGATGTCAAACTAGCGATGAAACTCAAAAGAAGTATATTTGCCAAGCCGCTGAAAAGATGCACACTGATTTGCCTCACGAAGCTGTTACAGGACTCTTTGTTTATGAAAATGGAGAAATTGAAGTTCTAGTTGATTATGACATGGATTTTAAATAA
- a CDS encoding Gfo/Idh/MocA family protein — protein sequence MKKDLKWAVLGTGIIANEMAQALEKMGKNLYAVANRTHEKALDFAKKYGVEKVYDKIEDMFYDDETDIIYITTPHNTHIKFMIEALKNGKHVLCEKSITLNSEELEEAVKLAKEKNLILGEAMTIFNMPLYGELLEIVNSGKLGDVKMIQVNFGSYKEYDMTNRFFNRNLAGGALLDIGVYAISITRLFMTSKPNNVLSQVKYAPTGVDEQVGIIMMNKEQQMSTIALTLHSKQPKRVVIACEKAYIEITEYPRADKAKIVYTETGEVQEILSGITENALQYELQNMEESVRTGINKMKLDYTVDVMDIMTKLRKDWGMTYPEEEM from the coding sequence ATGAAAAAAGATTTAAAATGGGCAGTTTTAGGAACAGGAATAATTGCCAATGAAATGGCACAAGCTCTTGAAAAAATGGGTAAAAATCTTTATGCAGTTGCTAACAGAACTCATGAAAAAGCTTTAGATTTTGCGAAAAAATATGGGGTTGAAAAAGTTTATGATAAAATAGAAGATATGTTTTATGACGATGAAACTGATATTATCTACATTACTACGCCTCATAATACGCACATAAAATTTATGATTGAAGCATTGAAAAATGGGAAACATGTGTTATGCGAAAAATCAATTACATTAAATAGCGAAGAATTGGAAGAAGCTGTAAAATTGGCAAAAGAAAAAAATCTTATCTTAGGTGAAGCAATGACAATTTTCAATATGCCACTTTATGGTGAACTTTTGGAAATTGTAAATTCTGGAAAACTTGGCGATGTGAAAATGATACAAGTTAATTTTGGAAGTTACAAGGAATATGATATGACAAATAGATTTTTCAATAGAAATCTTGCAGGGGGAGCGTTGCTTGATATAGGTGTTTATGCAATTTCAATTACAAGACTATTCATGACTTCAAAACCTAATAATGTGCTTTCTCAAGTGAAATATGCACCAACAGGAGTGGACGAACAAGTAGGTATAATTATGATGAATAAAGAACAACAAATGTCAACAATAGCTCTTACACTTCATTCAAAACAGCCAAAAAGAGTCGTAATCGCCTGTGAAAAAGCATATATTGAAATCACAGAATATCCAAGAGCTGACAAAGCTAAAATTGTTTATACCGAAACAGGTGAAGTTCAAGAAATTCTATCAGGAATAACAGAAAATGCACTTCAATATGAACTTCAAAATATGGAAGAATCTGTAAGAACTGGAATTAATAAAATGAAACTTGATTATACCGTGGATGTTATGGATATTATGACGAAATTGCGTAAAGATTGGGGAATGACTTATCCTGAAGAGGAAATGTAG